A window of Synergistaceae bacterium genomic DNA:
CTATATGCACGCTGTAAAAACTAGATAAATCGTTCGTTAATTGCTCAAGATGTCCCTCACATTCATAACCGTTTCTGTCTATACTTTTCAGGAGATTATTTATTTTCCTGAGAGTTTTCTTGTCTTGTCCCTGCCAGTAAATATAATCTTCCCATGCTTCATCAGACCATAATTTGCGCATTAGTCAACCTCAATTAATTCGTGTTCTTGACCTCTGCCCGATTCTATTTGTGCTATGGACTTTCTCAAGCGTTCCATGTTTTCTTTGCTGTAAAATGGATCGTCTTCTTCGGGTGCTTCTATATAAAACGGTATGCACCTATCCCGCAATACTTTTACAGCATAGACGTTAAAGAACATAGATAGATTTAATCCCATTGACGAGACAATTTCTTCTAGTTCGTCTATGATATTATCATCAATATTAATTGTTATTTCTGCCACGTAAATAATACTCCTTATATATTTATAGCTTTATAAAGTCGCGCCAGTCTTGAATATAGCCATGCCCTGAAAATTATTTAATTCATTGCGAGTCTTCTTTCCGCTTGCTACACTCTTGACGTAATCAAATAATTCTCTAGCTTTTTCCGGCAACGTCCCGCCCTGAACTAGAGTCCCCGCGTTAAAGTCTATCCAGCTGCTTTTACGTTCGGCCAAGTCTGAATTACTAGAAATTTTCACAGTCGGCACAGGACAGCCAAACGGAGTCCCCCTCCCAGTCGAGAATAATACAATTTGAGCACCTGACGAGGCCAAAGCAGTCGACGCAACTAAATCATTTCCGGGAGCTGATAACAAATTCAAGCCCTGAGTTATGACTTTCTCCGAATACTTTAATACATCATTGACAGGAGCAGAGCCGCTTTTTTGTGTGCAGCCCAGTGCTTTATCTTCAAGAGTCGTGATTCCTCCTGCTTTGTTGCCGGGTGAAGGATTCTCATATACTGGCATCCCGCACGACGCATAATAATTTTTGAAGTCGTTTATCAAGCTGACAGTTTTCTTGTAAATTTCTTCATCTTTGCAGCGATTCATTAATATAGTCTCTGCTCCGAACATTTCGGGAACTTCTGTTAAAATCGTCGCGCCGCCCTGAGCAACTAACATATCAGAAAAATAACCGATTGTAGGATTTGCCGTAATTCCTGAAAGCCCATCACTGCCGCCGCATTTGAGTCCGACTATTAATTTAGACACTGGACAAGGGACTCGCGAGTCACTCTTCATTTTCTCGATAAGTCCGCGAATTATATTCATGCCTGATTCTATTTCGTCGTGAACGTCCTGAGAGATTAAGAATTTCACGCGCTCTGTGTCAAATTTGCCCATGTAAGGCTTTATCGTGTCGATTCCGGAATTCTCGCAGCCTAGACCGAGCATTAAGACTCCGCCTGCATTCGGATGAGTCGCCAAATCAGCTAAAATCTTTCTTGTATTCTCCTGATCGTCGGCCATTTGTGAACAGCCGTAGGGATGTGTAAAAGCTCTAACATTTTCTACACTATCACCGATAAATTTTTTTGCTTCATGCTCAAGAGTCAAAGCTATATCATTTACGCAGCCGACTGTCGGAATAATCCATAATTCATTACGAACTCCGACCCGGCCGTCAAATCTTATATAACCGTCAAAAGTTTCGGGATTTACGCTTTCTAAATTCGGGTGAGTCGGGTGATATTCATAGTCATGAGCTCCGCTTAAAAGAGTGTGCACGTTCTCCGTATGAACATGATGACCCTTTTTTATTTCGCACTTGGCCGCCCCTATAGGGAATCCATATTTAATAATGCTTTCTCCCTCGTGAATGTCTCTAAGCGCGATTTTATGTCCCATAGGTATATCTTCGAGAACTTCAGCGTCAAAATCTGCACCTGCAACTGAAATTTTTTCACCAGTTTTTAACGCTCTTAATGCAACAGCTACTGAGTCATTTGCGTTAATTCTTATTAATTCGTTCATAGTTTAAGCCCTCCCGTAAAGAATGCAGGCCGCTCTGATTCTGTCAGCAAGTCCGTCCGGTATAGCGTCCTTCAACATTCGCCACGCCCAATTTCCTGAAGGAGTAGAAGGTACGTTAATTCTTGCTTCAGAGCCGAGCCTCAAATAATCCTGCATAGGTATAATTGCAATGTCTGCTACTGAACTTAATGCGATTCTTGTTACTTCAGAAGTAAAAATATAGCCGTCTAACACATCACGGCCGATATATGACGAGAAATTTTTTATCTCGTTCTCCGTCGCGTCATTCTCGAACCATCCGCGAGAAGTGTTATTATCATGAGTCCCCGTATATACAACGTTCATTCTTGTATGATTATGTGGCGCATATGGATTATCAGAAGGATTCCCGAACGCAAAATGTAATACAAGCATCCCCGGCACATTCATATCCTGCCGCAGTTCTTCAACATCAGGAGTAATTATTCCCAGATTCTCCGCCCAGAACGGCATTTCAGGAAAATTAGATTTCAACACGCTAAAAAATTTCTTATATGGAACGTCTACCCACTTCCCATTTTTTGCCGTAGCTTCTCCGTATGGCACTGACCAGTAAGCAGCAAGCCCCCTAAAATGATCTATTCTGATACAGTCAAAAATTTCAAATAAATTCTTAAGCCTCCTGACCCACCAGTCAAAATTATGATTCTCTAAAGCGTCCCACTTATATGTAGGATTGCCCCATAATTGCCCGGTCTCACTGAAATAATCAGGTGGGACTCCTGCGACTGTTACAGGATTCAAATCATCGTCTAAATCAAAATATTCCGGATATAGCCAAACGTCCGCGCAATCTCGTGTTACATACAATGGAATGTCGCCGATTAATTCAATTTTTAAGTCATTAAGAGTCTTGCGTAAATTCTTGGCCTGCTCGAAAAAAATAAACTGGTAGAATTCCTGCAAAATTATCTCGTTCTCATGTGAAGATTTAAATTTTTTGAGTGCGTTCGAGTCCCTATGTCTCAAATCTTCCGGCCATTCGTACCAAGCCAGCCCGTTATTTGCTGCTTTAATTACGCTGAACATCGCAAAACCTTCGAGCCAGTCCGTTTTTTGCCTGAAATCTTCAAATTTGCTGGTGTCGCCCTTAACATATTCAGAGTATGCAGCATTAAGGACTTCAATTTTGAACGCACGCGCCTGTTCATAGTCTACGTGTTCGGGAGTCTTTGTGAAATCATATTTTGCTGATAATTTGCGTAAATTTTCACGAGTGATTAAATTCTGCTCGACTAATAAATCAGGACTCACAAGTAAATAATTTCCTGCAAATGCACTTGTCGGACTATAAGGCGAATTCCCGCAGCCCGGATCTATTGTAGTGAGCGGCAAAACCTGCCACTTTGATTGACCCGCCGAATGAAGGAATTTAGCAAATTTCACAGCTTCAGGGCCGAAATCTCCTATACCATATTGCGAGGGCAGTGCAGTTATAGGGAGTAAAATTCCCGCTGAACGTTTTTTATTGCTCATAAATAATTAACACCTTTCATTATATAAATACTCGTTTATATTGCGCCTGAGTTATACACAGCACAACCCGCACAAAATGTCATAGTTACATCAATGCTTGCAATTTCTTCGGGACTGACTAAAAACGGGTCTTGTTCGAGAATCACAAAATCCGCATCATTCCCGACCGCAATTTCTCCGCGCCTTGATTCATTTCCGCCGTTCCATGATGAAGCCCACGTGCAGACGCTCAAAGCCTCAGCAGTATTCAAGCCCCCTGATATTAGCGAGCTCATAATTTTTACTGGAGCTATTAAATTTTCTCCGCTCGAACCTGAAATCACTATACCATTTTGGAATGCCTCATGAATATAATTATTTTCTTGTTCATTGCTTGGATTCAGAGAAACAATGCCGCCCAGTCCTAATAAATTCATACGGTCTAAAATATTCCCGCTGAAATTATTTAACAAGTGCCGGGAGTTCTTGCGCGTTCTCTTGATTACCCGTTCTAAAGCATTGACGCAGGATTTATTGTTATCGCTTATGACCTGACAGCCCGATAAATGAGCCGAATAAATCATCTTGTTCTGTTCGGTCTGATCAAGCTGCCCGCGAATTAGAATCCCTCCGACTTTACAAAATGGGAGGCCGTCCCCTGTTCTTAGTCCCGTTGCAAGAAATTCATTTAGATTATTGACATCATCAAAGCCGAAATTACAACGCAATCTAAATGTGAGCATATAATAAGCTTGAGTCGAGAAAATCTCCCAGAGTCTTTCTGCTTCATCGTGAAAATTCATCCATAATTCAGTAATTCCCAGTGCGTTAATTTTGGGCGCATAAGTCTTCACAAGATACAAAATATCTTCGTCGCTTAGTGCCGGTAAATGCTGAGTGAATTCGTCAAGCTCGACATTATTCTGCGGCATATTAAAAGCGTTCATTGCTTGAGAATTTAATACGGCCTGATTATTTGCCCGGGTAATTATGGCGCAGGGCATTGAAGGAACAATCGAGTCAAGCTCATCACGCGAAATAATTATATTTTCCGGGAAGTCATAAGCAATATACCAGCCTCTTAACGGCTTAGGATTCGCATTTGTGTAGGCTTTGAGTGAGTCGCTGAATTCTTTAACATTTTTGACGCTGCCGAGACTCAAACGCTCCTGACCTTCTGCCCATGACAAAAAATTTAGTCCAGAGTCGCAGAATCCCGGCAAAACTGTCCGCCCGTGAAGATCTATTATCTTCCCTGTTAGGCTGCTTGCGTCGTCATCAATTGAAACTATGCGGCCATGCTCAAACGTGATATTTGTAGCAGTATTCAGCGGTGTATGAATCCGGCCGTTTACGAGTGAAATTCTTTCCTGCTGAGACTGCATTTAATATAACCCGCTGTGCTTTGTGCCTATTCCGAAAATTTGCAGAGCTGACTCCATTAATTCATTTTGCGATTTAACGAGAAATGCTCCCATAGCCATTTGAACTTTTGCTTGACTCAAGTCCATAGATGCTTGTGCTATGCTCATAGGGTCTGCGCCGCTTTCGAGAACTTTTGCGCTTGCTGCATTGGCTGTGTTTAAAGAATTCTGCATTAAAGCGAGTCCGTTTTGCCCGAGTTTGTCGTAACTGTTAAGACTTACCATGATAAAAATTTCTCCCTCCATAAATATATAAAATATAAGCTAGTGAATTAATAAATTATATTCTACCAGTTTTATATTTGTCTCGTATAAATCTCGGAGTTTTGCGCGAATTTATGAGGAAAATTTTACCGTGAATATTATAATAATTACTTAATTATTTTATTATGAGAAAGCGATTTTTACAGCTACATTTACAGCTACAAAAAATTAATCTAATTTATTCCCCTGCAATGATTTACGAGTATAAAAATTTTTGTATGTTGTTAATTTTTTGCGCGAT
This region includes:
- a CDS encoding amidohydrolase family protein; this translates as MQSQQERISLVNGRIHTPLNTATNITFEHGRIVSIDDDASSLTGKIIDLHGRTVLPGFCDSGLNFLSWAEGQERLSLGSVKNVKEFSDSLKAYTNANPKPLRGWYIAYDFPENIIISRDELDSIVPSMPCAIITRANNQAVLNSQAMNAFNMPQNNVELDEFTQHLPALSDEDILYLVKTYAPKINALGITELWMNFHDEAERLWEIFSTQAYYMLTFRLRCNFGFDDVNNLNEFLATGLRTGDGLPFCKVGGILIRGQLDQTEQNKMIYSAHLSGCQVISDNNKSCVNALERVIKRTRKNSRHLLNNFSGNILDRMNLLGLGGIVSLNPSNEQENNYIHEAFQNGIVISGSSGENLIAPVKIMSSLISGGLNTAEALSVCTWASSWNGGNESRRGEIAVGNDADFVILEQDPFLVSPEEIASIDVTMTFCAGCAVYNSGAI
- the malQ gene encoding 4-alpha-glucanotransferase; translated protein: MSNKKRSAGILLPITALPSQYGIGDFGPEAVKFAKFLHSAGQSKWQVLPLTTIDPGCGNSPYSPTSAFAGNYLLVSPDLLVEQNLITRENLRKLSAKYDFTKTPEHVDYEQARAFKIEVLNAAYSEYVKGDTSKFEDFRQKTDWLEGFAMFSVIKAANNGLAWYEWPEDLRHRDSNALKKFKSSHENEIILQEFYQFIFFEQAKNLRKTLNDLKIELIGDIPLYVTRDCADVWLYPEYFDLDDDLNPVTVAGVPPDYFSETGQLWGNPTYKWDALENHNFDWWVRRLKNLFEIFDCIRIDHFRGLAAYWSVPYGEATAKNGKWVDVPYKKFFSVLKSNFPEMPFWAENLGIITPDVEELRQDMNVPGMLVLHFAFGNPSDNPYAPHNHTRMNVVYTGTHDNNTSRGWFENDATENEIKNFSSYIGRDVLDGYIFTSEVTRIALSSVADIAIIPMQDYLRLGSEARINVPSTPSGNWAWRMLKDAIPDGLADRIRAACILYGRA
- a CDS encoding altronate dehydratase, which codes for MNELIRINANDSVAVALRALKTGEKISVAGADFDAEVLEDIPMGHKIALRDIHEGESIIKYGFPIGAAKCEIKKGHHVHTENVHTLLSGAHDYEYHPTHPNLESVNPETFDGYIRFDGRVGVRNELWIIPTVGCVNDIALTLEHEAKKFIGDSVENVRAFTHPYGCSQMADDQENTRKILADLATHPNAGGVLMLGLGCENSGIDTIKPYMGKFDTERVKFLISQDVHDEIESGMNIIRGLIEKMKSDSRVPCPVSKLIVGLKCGGSDGLSGITANPTIGYFSDMLVAQGGATILTEVPEMFGAETILMNRCKDEEIYKKTVSLINDFKNYYASCGMPVYENPSPGNKAGGITTLEDKALGCTQKSGSAPVNDVLKYSEKVITQGLNLLSAPGNDLVASTALASSGAQIVLFSTGRGTPFGCPVPTVKISSNSDLAERKSSWIDFNAGTLVQGGTLPEKARELFDYVKSVASGKKTRNELNNFQGMAIFKTGATL
- a CDS encoding Txe/YoeB family addiction module toxin, with translation MRKLWSDEAWEDYIYWQGQDKKTLRKINNLLKSIDRNGYECEGHLEQLTNDLSSFYSVHIDKENRLVFRIVNEILEIFQCGTHYRDK
- a CDS encoding type II toxin-antitoxin system RelB/DinJ family antitoxin translates to MAEITINIDDNIIDELEEIVSSMGLNLSMFFNVYAVKVLRDRCIPFYIEAPEEDDPFYSKENMERLRKSIAQIESGRGQEHELIEVD